Proteins found in one Leguminivora glycinivorella isolate SPB_JAAS2020 chromosome 4, LegGlyc_1.1, whole genome shotgun sequence genomic segment:
- the LOC125225415 gene encoding LOW QUALITY PROTEIN: protein patched (The sequence of the model RefSeq protein was modified relative to this genomic sequence to represent the inferred CDS: inserted 1 base in 1 codon; deleted 2 bases in 1 codon), which translates to MVAPDSEAPSNPRIVPATRESPSAAEARHSADLYIRTSWVDAALALSELEKGNIEGGRTSLWIRAWLQEQLFVLGCFLQGDAGKVLFVAILVLSTFCVGLKSAQIHSRVDQLWVQEGGRLEAELKYTAKALGETDSSTHQLIIQTAKDPDASLLHAKALLDHLEVVKAATRVTVHMYDTEWRLKDLCYSPSIPDFEEYHIEKIFENIIPCAIITPLDCFWEGSQLLGPDYPISVPVLQHKLKWTQLNPQEVLEEVKGLKIQFPLSTMEAYMKRAGITSAYMKKPCLDPSDTHCPDTAPNKNGQIPDVAAELSNGCYGFAAAYMHWPEQLIVGGVTRNNTSALRSARALQSVVQLMGEREMFEYWSESHKVHHVGWNQEKAASILDAWQRKFATEVRKTAASVSPWYTFHPFSTSTLNDILGKFSELSLKNIVVGYMIMLIYVAVTLMQWQDPVRSQAGVGIAGVLLLSMSVAAGLGFCALLGIPFNATSTQIVPFLALGLGVQDMFLLTHTYVEQSGDVPREERTGLVLKKSGLSVLLASLCNAMAFLAAALLPIPALRAFCLQAAILLLFNLGSMLLVFPAMISLDLRRRSAARSDLLCCIMPESPLPTRVKRTSGRSNTRSGKTDKNAVKDTSRQPLDPDNGGAEAKKSCCLSLSLTKWAKTHYTPFIMRPDVKVTSMLALIAVILASVWGATKVKDGLDLTDIVPENTDEHEFLSRQEKYFGFYNMYAVTQGDFEYPTNQKLLYEYHDQFVRIPNIIKNDNGGLTKFWLSLFRDWLLDLQDAFDRDFANGCITSEFLYQNASDEGMLAYKLLVQTGHVDNPIDKSLIKDVKNGHRLVDKEGIINPKAFYNYLSAWATNDALAYGASQGNLKPQPKRWTHFPKDTDLKIPKSSPLIYTQLPFYLSGLTDTENIKNLIMSVRELCLKFEAKGLANFPSGIPFLFWEQYLYLRTSLMFALACALAAVFIAVMVLLLNAWAAFLVTLSLALLVLQLVGTMAALGVKLSAVPAVLLVLAIGRGVHFTVHLCLAFVTSIGCRRRRAMLAVEAVLAPVLHGALAAALAASMLATSEFGFVARLFLRLLLALVILGLINGLLFFPIVLALLGPAAEVRPLEHPERLSTPSPKCSPIASRKSNSDKSRNKPSPRSCAPSLTTITEEPSWHSSGQSAQSSMQSIVVQPEVVVETTTYNGSDSNSGRSTPTKTSHSGSITTKVTATANIKVEVVTPSDXKTRRSYHYYDRDRRRDRDDERDRDRDRDRDRDRDRDRDRDRRERDRDRSRDRRDRYRDEREHRASPRENGRDSGHESDSSRH; encoded by the exons AGGGTGGCAGATTGGAAGCGGAACTGAAGTATACCGCAAAGGCCTTGGGCGAAACGGATTCTTCAACGCATCAGCTCATCATTCAGACTGCTAAGGACCCGGATGCGTCACTACTTCACGCGAAAGCACTCCTTGATCATCTAGag GTGGTTAAGGCAGCAACTAGGGTAACAGTTCACATGTACGACACTGAGTGGAGGCTCAAAGACCTCTGCTACAGCCCGAGCATACCCGACTTCGAGGAGTATCACATAGAGAAGATCTTCGAGAACATCATCCCGTGCGCCATTATCACGCCGCTCGATTGTTTCTGGGAAGGATCCCAGTTGCTGGGCCCGGATTATCCGATTTCTGTACC TGTCCTccaacacaaattaaaatggaCGCAGCTAAACCCGCAAGAGGTGTTAGAAGAAGTAAAAGGGCTGAAGATCCAGTTCCCGCTGAGCACGATGGAGGCGTACATGAAGCGGGCTGGTATCACGTCCGCCTACATGAAGAAGCCGTGCCTGGACCCCAGCGACACGCACTGCCCGGACACTGCGCCCAACAAAAACGGCCAG ATTCCAGACGTGGCGGCCGAGCTGTCGAACGGGTGCTACGGGTTCGCGGCGGCGTACATGCACTGGCCGGAGCAGCTGATCGTGGGCGGCGTGACGCGCAACAACACTTCGGCGCTGCGCAGCGCGCGCGCGCTGCAGTCCGTCGTGCAGCTCATGGGCGAGCGCGAGATGTTTGAGTACTGGTCCGAGAGCCACAAGGTGCACCACGTCGGCTGGAACCAGGAGAAAGCCGCTAGCATACTCGACGCCTGGCAACGGAAGTTTGCTACG GAAGTAAGAAAAACGGCAGCTTCAGTATCACCTTGGTACACCTTTCATCCGTTCTCCACGTCAACTTTGAACGACATCCTAGGAAAATTCTCCGAACTATCCCTTAAGAACATCGTTGTAGGATACATGATCATG TTAATTTATGTTGCCGTTACGTTGATGCAATGGCAGGACCCCGTCCGTTCACAAGCAGGAGTAGGCATTGCTGGAGTGCTCCTACTTTCCATGTCAGTTGCCGCTGGATTAGGCTTCTGTGCCCTATTAG GCATCCCATTCAATGCAACTAGTACACAGATCGTGCCTTTCCTAGCGTTGGGTCTCGGCGTGCAAGATATGTTTCTCCTCACACACACATACGTGGAACAGTCGGGAGACGTGCCACGGGAAGAGAGAACCGGCCTGGTGCTCAAGAAGAGTGGCCTGAGCGTGCTACTGGCGTCGCTTTGCAATGCCATGGCGTTCTTGGCTGCTGCACTACTGCCAATACCAGCGCTGCGTGCCTTCTGCCTTCAG GCTGCTATCCTCTTACTCTTCAACTTAGGATCGATGTTGCTAGTGTTTCCGGCGATGATCTCTCTGGACCTGCGCCGGCGCTCGGCTGCCCGTTCCGACTTGTTGTGCTGCATCATGCCAGAAAGCCCGCTCCCCACTCGAGTCAAACGGACCAGTGGGAGATCCAATACACGTAGTGGAAAGACTGACAAG AATGCTGTGAAAGATACGAGCAGACAGCCGTTAGACCCAGACAATGGAGGCGCTGAGGCAAAGAAATCGTGTTGTTTGAGCCTGTCGCTCACCAAGTGGGCGAAGACTCATTACACGCCCTTTATCATGCGGCCTGATGTTAAG GTGACGTCAATGCTAGCGTTGATCGCTGTCATCTTAGCAAGTGTCTGGGGAGCGACGAAGGTTAAAGACGGTCTCGACCTAACCGATATTGTACCTGAAAACACAGATGAACACGAGTTCCTGTCACGACAAGAAAAGTACTTCGGCTTCTATAATATGTACGCAGTCACGCAAGGCGATTTCGAATACCCCACCAACCAGAAACTTCTTTACGAATATCACGATCAGTTTGTACGGATACCGAACATCATAAAGAACGACAACGGAGGACTTACAAAGTTCTGGCTGAGTCTGTTCCGCGATTGGCTGTTAGATCTTCAAGATGCATTCGACAGAGACTTTGCAAACGGATGTATAACATCCGAGTTTTTGTATCAAAATGCAAGTGACGAGGGCATGCTCGCATACAAACTTCTAGTACAAACCGGACATGTGGACAATCCGATCGACAAATCACTCATCAAGGACGTGAAGAACGGCCACCGACTAGTCGACAAAGAGGGCATAATTAATCCAAAGGCTTTCTACAACTACCTCTCTGCGTGGGCCACTAACGACGCTCTGGCTTATGGCGCTTCCCAAGGCAACCTGAAACCTCAACCAAAGAGATGGACACACTTCCCTAAAGACACGGATTTGAAAATTCCAAAATCATCACCGCTTATCTACACCCAGCTGCCTTTCTATCTGTCCGGCCTTACGGACACGGAGAACATAAAGAACCTGATAATGTCGGTGCGCGAGCTGTGCCTGAAGTTTGAAGCGAAGGGGCTGGCTAATTTTCCATCTGGGATCCCGTTCCTGTTCTGGGAGCAGTACTTATATCTGCGGACGTCTTTGATGTTCGCTTTGGCGTGCGCTTTGGCTGCAGTTTTTATC GCGGTAATGGTGCTCCTGCTGAACGCGTGGGCAGCATTCCTGGTGACGTTGTCCCTGGCGCTGCTGGTGCTGCAGCTGGTGGGCACGATGGCCGCGCTCGGCGTCAAGCTGTCCGCCGTGCCCGCCGTGCTGCTCGTGCTCGCCATCGGCAGGGGCGTGCACTTCACCGTGCACCTTTGCTTG GCCTTCGTAACCTCCATCGGCTGCCGCCGCCGGCGCGCGATGCTGGCGGTGGAGGCGGTGCTGGCGCCCGTGCTGCACGGCGCGCTGGCCGCCGCGCTGGCCGCCTCCATGCTGGCCACCAGCGAGTTCGGCTTCGTGGCTAGGCTGTTCCTGAGGCTGCTGCTGGCGCTAGTTATACTCGGCTTGATCAATGGACTACTGTTCTTCCCCATCGTGTTGGCGCTTCTGGGACCCGCTGCTGAG gtTCGACCTCTAGAGCACCCAGAGCGGCTATCGACTCCGTCCCCAAAATGTTCACCCATAGCGAGTCGGAAGTCCAACTCGGACAAATCTCGCAACAAGCCCTCACCTCGCTCCTGCGCGCCTTCACTCACCACCATCACCGAGGAACCGAGCTGGCACAGCTCAGGGCAGTCCGCGCAGTCTTCGATGCAGTCCATCGTGGTGCAACCTGAGGTGGTCGTGGAAACGACGACGTATAATGGAAGTGATTCCAATAGCGGACGATCTACGCCGACCAAGACATCGCACTCTGGATCTATTACAACTAAG gtgACAGCAACAGCAAACATAAAGGTGGAAGTGGTCACACCAAGTG CGAAAACTCGCCGCTCCTACCACTATTACGACCGCGACCGCCGCAGGGATCGCGACGACGAACGGGACCGAGACCGAGACAGAGACCGCGACAGGGACCGAGACCGGGACCGGGACCGCGAC AGACGCGAGAGAGACCGAGATCGGTCGAGGGACAGGCGGGACCGGTACAGAGATGAAAGGGAGCACCGCGCCTCCCCGCGCGAGAACGGACGAGACTCCGGCCACGAGAGTGACTCATCCAGGCATTGA